The following is a genomic window from Aricia agestis chromosome 12, ilAriAges1.1, whole genome shotgun sequence.
ACTGGCCACATTATATTTAGACGTGCTATACACGGCGGCCATTCTCAGAAACATGTGTTAGCTAGTGACAACATTTTAAGTGTGAACAGTTAGCTAACAGTTAGAGTTCACTTCGAGATGACTGTTTCTTCAAAATTCTAACATTAACACACATTTTGACGTTATGCACCAAAACATAAACGCCTAAAGGTAGAAGTCGAATTATTAAAAGCAGTTTACCTTAATCTAACTAGATTAAGGTAAACTGCTAAAAATACCTACttaccttcaagaagagagcgtattccctcttaaaaggccggcacctgcagctcctctgatgttgcgagtgtccatgggcgacggtagttgctttccatcaggtggcccgtttgttcgtttgcccccttatttcataaaaaaatacctagagaacataatattttgtgtaaaatttttgttattttaaatatttccaatatatttagCCAAAATGATTGCAACAAAAACAGTATTTTccgtaaattataaaaatatggtcATTGGTCATAATTGCTCGGAATGTATGTATTccaatagaaaatatttttcgtcATTACGCAATACCTACTCGCAAAGTCACAGACGTCCGAAATCATGTTTGATTTATCTCTTTcatttaaaatagtttattattgATTAGCTAGAGCAGTGTATTTTAACATGACGTGGGTCGCGTCCCCCTTGAGTGCCGCGAAGCTTGTCGCAAGAGGTCGAAACAATTAtttcagtaaaaatattaaaaattcaaaagattgatacattaagtaggAGAAACTTAACAAAAGGAAATATACATAAACAAACATAAGTACATcgcaaaaaatcggccaagtgcgagtcggactcgcgcacgaagggttccgtgccattatagagaaaaagtaagccaaaaattgtgttttttgtatgggagcctcccttaattttttattttattttaatattattatcttatcttactatcttattaatattataaaggcgaaagtttgtttggatgtatggatgtatggatgtgtggatgtatggatgtttgttactctttcacgcaaaaactactaaacggattttaatgaaactacaataacatagcttatattttatagggaaacgtgtggtgacttcggtttcgtgagaagtattctcagcatatgctactaacaagtgagattttgcaccgaggtatacctggtataccgtggttcggaaggtgctggaaaactcctgattctttatagatacgagtttgggagtttcggcgttgttttaagaacggaaagcatattatgctactatgcaaattacattcatcatcatcatcatcactaccatattataccatgcatcgtcccatggttatgacttatgagccagTAATggccctgttattggtactttcaCTCTTTTAGaccgaggctcgagtttgtaaAGCGATAATTAACaaaatctataagtacctacctaatattataaagtaggacctaatattatatagagtagggacataaatatatatatatatatatatatatatcgaagGAAGAACACCagtattgtttttaaaatgtgCGATGTCAGCATTGCTGACATCACTTTCTTTAtccaaattattatcaaattcaGAACTCATAGAACTCATGCTGATATAAGTAGAAAAGCACTCACTAAGTAAAACTcttctttttaaattcaaaaacacTTTTATTCCAACTATTCTtaacacaactcacaaatttCTTCTTAAAATTTAGCGTAACAGCACTATTATTTGATCCTTACTGCACAACAGCTCAAATCAAACAGAACCGATTGAGTGTTGTGTGGCAGGTTTTATAGGGTTTGAACTTGTTTACAAAGTAATGCAATTTTAAAGAAACAAATGTTGAGTTGTAATTATTACatcaaaaatcaatatttaaattaacaaattagtaaacttaattatttttattatttaaactaaacAACAAATAGTGTTATTCTCAAttgttgtaaatattgtaatttttaaacaaacgattataaaaagtaataacaataatttaaatcatGTTTTTAATGCAATagcatttaaaaattataattaacatttaCAAATCAAGAAAACTTAAATGACAccttttgattttagtattaacaccggaagtattttatttttaataattttaacattccAAAATAAGAATCTACacttaaaaatcaataaataatattttaatcaatagTTCATTGTAATTTTGATTGTTATTAAAAAGGAAGTAATAAATTGTCTATAGTTCTACTCTTATAATTTACTATTGCGCCGATACGGCCATGCTGACAGGCGGTGCGTGCTCTGCACCAGCCTTGTTGTGCAGGAAGAAGGGTGATCTCGTAGTTTCTCGGGATTTCTCGTAGTTTCTCGTAGCAGTGACCCATACGTCATGATGCTGGTGATTGTCAATTTATTCCATTAACGTTTCATCTCGAGAAGTAGACGGAACAGGTTCGATGGGGACACTAATGCAGTTTTGTTGAGTAGGTGGTATATTTTCTGGTGCCGATACGGTTAACTGATCACCAGGTTGTGGAGCCTTTCTAAGTTGATCGTGTGCTACCTTTCGAGGTCGACCCCTACCGACAACTTTCTTCACTAAATATCTGTCAATCTCTAAAACTCGAAAAATCTCAAAAGGTTCACTAAATTTAAGATCGAGAGATGTTTGGTTACGAGGATTATTTTTAATGAGCACATAGTCGCCTCTTTGAAAATGGCGAATTTTAGCCTTGTGCTGATTAAACCTCCTTGTATCCTGTTCACTGGATTGAACCATTCTTTGCTGCACTTGTTGTGAAAGAACTTCAATATTAATAGTTTGGTTATCAATATCTACTAAATGAAGTAGCTCAGGAGGTACGCAATGCTTTCGTTGTGTAATGAGAGTTAAAGGAGCTACTCCAGTAACCCGATGAGCTGTGCAATTCATTGCCAACTGAAGTTCCTCGAGAGCAGTATGCCATTGTTCTGtttcgtaattttttattataattaaagcaTTCTTGAGAGTTGCCACAACTCTTTCAACTTGGCCATTAGCTCGGCTAACTCCTGGACTGATTGCATGAATTTCTATACCAATTCTGTCACAATATTCTTTGAACTCTCCAAGGAATTCTCTACCGCCATCCACTATAATTTGCACTGGTGAGCCAAATAAATGTATTGTACGTTTGAGAGCACCCAATGTACTATGTGGGCTCTTGTTGCTGGTGAAGTACAGTAAAACATACTTCGAGAATGCGTCGGTAGTTACTATCACATACTGCTGGTCTTGTGGAGTGCCTAGTTTGCCAGTAATATCCATGTGAATAACTTGAAAAGCAGCCGTTGGTTTACGTATTGGATGCAACTGAGCTTGTATTGGCACCAGATCTTCCTTTAGAAGTTCGACAAATAACACAGTTGTCCACAAATTTACGTACAATAGAACTCATTTTATCAAAACAATATGTCTCTCTTATCTTCTGCAGTGTCTTTTCCCAGCCAGGATGTTTGAGCGCTGTATGATACGAGTTTATGATACTCCATTGAAATGATTCAGGTACAACTGTACTAAGCTGCTGACCATGAATTGAGTCATTGACcttcttttttaaaacattgCCTTCCAAAACGTAACCATCaacagaattattattatcactaagGCTGTCCATAATTGGTCTTAGTTTCTCATCTCGTCGCTGTTCAACCTTGAGCCAATCTAAATCTCTTGTCATGACATTTACTGCAAATTCTGTAGGATTCCTGCTAAAGAAATCAGCGTGTTGCAGGCGTTCACCTTTTCGGTATTCTATATCGAAGTCATAATTTTGTAGAAATGCCCACCAACGATGAATTCTAGGTAAAAGGTCTTTCTTATGTTTAGATGCTTTCAAGGCATTACAATCCGTTATCACTGTGAATTTCCTCCCATACAGATATTGCCTAAAATGTTTTATAGCTCTAACCACTGCAAGCGTCTCCAATTCATAGGAGTGATAACGGCTCTCAGCTTCCGTGGTCCTCATGCTCATAAAAGCAACAGCATGTTGACGTCCATTGATAATCTGTACTAAGACAGCTCCAAATCCAAGGCTACTGGCATCTGTAAAAAGTTGGATGGGTGCTTCTTCCTTAAATATGGTAAGCACAGGTGTAGATGTTAAGCACTCAATGATTGTATTTCGTGCTTTTTCATGTTTTTCGGTCCACTCCCATTTCGCACCTTGTTTAGTGAGTGTATACAAGGGTACCATAATGCGAGAAAAATCAGGTATGTACTTCCTAAAGTATCCTGCCAAACCATTAAATTGTCTAACCTGTTTGACCGTTTTTGGTATTGGAGATTTGACCAATGCCTCTACTTTTTGGGGACTCGGTCGAACTTGACCATCAGCTACTACATTTCCAAGGTACtcaattttccttttaaaaaaactacatttatCAGCATTAATAGAAAATCCCGAATCTTGAAGCGCTATAAGAATCTGTTCTAAATATGACAATCCTTCAGCAAAATCACTACTTTTGCTTAACACATCATCCACATACACCTGTGCTGCAGTTCCAAGTAACGATTTAAGGGCTCTGTTAATGCAACGTTGGTAAACAGAGCAGGCATTACTCAAACCAAATGGCATCGTAAGGTACTCGTACAGGCCATCTGGTGTGACGAAGGCAGTCTTTTCGATTGAATTTGCAGCAATAGGGATCTGGTGGAACCCTGCAGCCATATCCAGGCAGGTGAAGTAATGACCATCAGCTAATTGATCAATTTGATCATTAATCAATGGAAGCGGATAATGGTCACGTAATGTATTTGAGTTAAGTTCCCTAAAGTCCACGCAAAGGCGATCATCGCCGTTCTTCTTCTTCACCAGTATAATGGGACTTGAATACGGTGATTTACTTTCTCGTATTATATTGTGTTCGAGCAGCTCTTGTATAATATTGCGAACCTTTTCGCGTTCCACCGGACTTAAACGATATGGTCTCCTTTCAACATATTTATCAGGATTTTTAAGTCTGATCTCTAATTCACCAGTATTGACTCTGGTTTTAGGATATCCGCGAATAAACAAATGttcgtatttatttaaaagtccCTGCAATTGTTTGACTTCATTTTCATCAGAAAGGTCGCAGTCCAAATCATTGAGTGCATTGTCATATTGTTAATCACAGGTTTGTGAATAAGTTCTGTTCCACTAGACGTGATGACCACACTCAAATTTGTTCCATGAATTAAATTCATACCAACCAAAATATCTGTTGACATTTCATAGTCGGGAAGAATAAAAAACTCCAACTCAACACTAATAGTATTTATGGTACACAGGGCCATAAGTTTAGTCAAAGATAATGCAGGAAAATGACCAATTCCCTTAAGATAATTCACGGCTGAAATCCTTTGTCCGGGTAGCGTTGTGGCAATCGACTCCCTTATAACGGAACATTCCGCCCCGCTGTCAAAAATAGCCTGTAACAACTTTTCTCCTATTTTGATTGTAATAGGAGCAAGTTTATTGCCTACTACACAGTTAACATTAGAAGTTAATGATCGTTCACGCTTAAAGCATGTATCATAATTGTGTCCTGGTTTCTTGCAAAAAGTACAAATTATTGTTGGTGTTTTGATAGTTTTATCAGCGTTTTCAGGTTTGTTATCCGGTTGTTTAAATCGGCAATCATTAGTAGAATGATTTGTTTTCTTGCAAATGCGACAGCTTGACGTTGATTGTGTATGGTCTGAGAATCGTGGGCGTTTATTCTGAATTGCCGAACTTGAATTGGGGTGAGAACGTTTCTTACGTATAGATGATGCAATGGAAATCAGTTCAGGAACTGTAGATGCCCTTGCATTCAATAATTCAATACGCAAACGTTCATCGTTGATACATCCAATGACAGCTTCCACAGCATGTTCATCTGCAAGTTTTTCTTTAGTGATTCTTTTCCAAAGAATCCATGCACGTGACAAAAATTCTGCAATATCCTTGGTAGAGTCATAAACATGTTCCCTAAACATGATGATATCACGGGAATATCTATTCTCTGGTTCAAAAGTTGTAATGAGGTTTTTGCGCAGCTGCTCCCAATTGTTTGTGGTTACCATCCAATTATCGGCCCACATTTTTGCGCGTCCTTTCAATAAACTACAAACTTTCATGCGTAcatcaaaatcatttaatttataTGCAACAATGGCTTGGTCAATATGTTGACACCACTCACGTACTCCCACATGAGTATCTGGATCAAACGATGGTAAATAAACATCACTGACCTTAATTTTTGATTCACTCGGAGCAGTACACAAGCGTTCCGACATTTTCTGCATCATTTCCATCATTTGCATAACGAATTGTGTTGGAATACCATCCATCTGTACTCCATGTTGAATATTTCGCACAGATTCATCAGCTATTACTTGGGCAACTACAGAGGGTTGCTGTATTTCAGTTGATTCCGGTTGTTCAGGAGCTGAACGATCTGATGAGGAAGTGGTTTGGATCGCAATTGTTTGCGATCCCACTTCTGATGACGAAGGAAGAACACCagtattgtttttaaaatgtgtGATGTCAGCATTGCTGACCCGAGATCCGCAATGCCATATAGCTCATATTGCTGTCACAGCATTATGAGGAGATACCTTAGTAATCTACAAGTTCCAACTACTGTACCTACAATAAACAGTTTCTACAACATAGCATATAGATAAAAGGAATATTGAAATGGTTAAGTACTACAATCTATTTAAGAATTGACTGAAAATACTGAAATAGAGTTGCTGAAGTAGGATTTcttttcataaaacataatgtaaGTAACTTAGTCGGCTTGTCATAAATTGCatgaactgcggggctaaaatggtcacatttagcaattcctctcaattaaTTCACCGAAAGGAATGGTCAAAActgacaaaatgtcaaatcagtacaaaaatacagaaatgaattgcagagtgagcagagttgcattttgcgattttagaaaaatgaatcatattatgatttatatcatgattcttcaaagcgaccattttatcCCCGCTGTACTT
Proteins encoded in this region:
- the LOC121732618 gene encoding uncharacterized protein LOC121732618 → MDITGKLGTPQDQQYVIVTTDAFSKYVLLYFTSNKSPHSTLGALKRTIHLFGSPVQIIVDGGREFLGEFKEYCDRIGIEIHAISPGVSRANGQVERVVATLKNALIIIKNYETEQWHTALEELQLAMNCTAHRVTGVAPLTLITQRKHCVPPELLHLVDIDNQTINIEVLSQQVQQRMVQSSEQDTRRFNQHKAKIRHFQRGDYVLIKNNPRNQTSLDLKFSEPFEIFRVLEIDRYLVKKVVGRGRPRKVAHDQLRKAPQPGDQLTVSAPENIPPTQQNCISVPIEPVPSTSRDETLME